The following coding sequences lie in one Hippopotamus amphibius kiboko isolate mHipAmp2 chromosome 7, mHipAmp2.hap2, whole genome shotgun sequence genomic window:
- the LOC130857198 gene encoding protein tyrosine phosphatase type IVA 1-like: MARKNRPAPVEVTYKNMRFPITHNPTNATLNKFIEELKKYGVTTVVRVCEATYDTALVEKEGIRVLDWPFDDGAAPSNQIVDDWLSLVKIKFREDPRGRIAVHCAAGLGRAPVLVALALIEGGMKYEDAVQFVRQKRRGAFHSKQLLYLEKYCPKMQLRSKDSHDHRNNCCIQ; this comes from the coding sequence ATGGCCCGAAAGAACCGCCCAGCTCCTGTGGAAGTCACTTACAAGAACATGAGATTTCCTATTACACACAATCCAACGAATGCGACCTTAAACAAATTTATAGAGGAACTTAAGAAGTATGGAGTTACCACAGTAGTAAGAGTATGTGAAGCCACTTACGACACTGCTCTTGTGGAGAAAGAAGGCATCCGTGTTCTCGATTGGCCTTTTGATGATGGCGCAGCACCGTCTAACCAGATTGTTGACGACTGGTTAAGTCTTGTGAAAATCAAGTTTCGTGAAGACCCTCGTGGTCGTATTGCCGTTCACTGTGCTGCAGGCCTCGGGAGAGCTCCAGTGCTTGTTGCCCTAGCGTTGATTGAAGGTGGGATGAAATATGAAGATGCCGTACAGTTCGTAAGACAAAAGCGGCGTGGAGCTTTTCACAGCAAGCAACTTTTGTATTTGGAGAAGTATTGTCCTAAAATGCAGCTGCGCTCCAAAGACTCCCATGATCATAGAAACAACTGTTGCATTCAATAA